From the genome of Zingiber officinale cultivar Zhangliang unplaced genomic scaffold, Zo_v1.1 ctg184, whole genome shotgun sequence:
CAGGACTACGACAACAACGACGAGGTGACGCAACCGCCGCCCAAGGCGCAGGACAGTTGCAATGGCGCCTTCCTGACCTACAACTTCATCTCGCGCACCAAGGAGTTCCCCCGCGTCAAGAACGCCTCGGCGCAGTCATGGGCGTTCAAGGCGCAGGCCACCGTTCTCAACACCATGGCGCAGGACCTCCAGGCCTGGAGCATGTTCATTGGCTTCCAGCACGACGAGATCCTCGTGTCGGTCGGAGGAGCCGTGATCACAGACGGCACTGACTTCCCGGCGCACGTCGGGAACGGAACCACCCTGTCGGGGTACCCGCAGACGGACTTGTTGACCTCGATCGAGACGGCGGGGGACATGTCGCAGATCCAGGCGGTGATGGACCTAACGGGGACACAGTTCGGGGTGAAGCCGCCGGGTACGCCCATGCCCCGGACGATCAAGCTGGAGAATCCCGGCTACAAGTGCCCTGCCCCCATTAAAAAAAGTAAAACATCCTCACGATCTTGTCTAAATTACAATCTTCATTAATTATTCTTTGAGGCGATCACGTTGTTGGCATTGATGTAGTGACGCAGATGTACGTGTGTTGTGTGAAAGACCCCAAATTTAAGCCCAACAAGACGGACAGCCGCCACTTCCTCCCCCGCCGGTACGGCGACCTCACCTTCGCCTACGATGTGCTGCAGGCGTACGAGAGCAACTACATGGCCCAAGTGACCATCGACAGCAACAGCCCCCTCGGCCGCCTCGACAACTGGAACCTCACCTGGGAGTGGAAGCGCGGCGAGTTCATCTACACCATGCGCGGCGCTTACACCCTCCGGAAGGACTCCTCCGACTGCTTTTACGGCCAGTCCGGGAAGTACTACCAGGGCCTCGATTTCGCCAACGTCATGAACTGCGAGACGAAGCCCACCATCGTGGACCTCCCTCCGGAGCGCGCCAAGGATAATAACATCGGCAACCTGCCTTACTGCTGCAAGAACGGCACTCTGCTCCCGCCCACCATGGACCCTTCTCAGTCCAAGGCCATCTTCCAACTGCAGGTCTACAAGATCCCGCCCGACCTCAACCGCACCACCTTATACCCGCCCACTAACTGGAAGATCAACGGCGTGCTCAACGCGAATTACGTCTGCGGCCCACCGTTCCGGGTGAGCCCCATGGAATTCCCCAATTCCAGCGGGCTCATGTCGCTGTCGGAAGCCATCGCGAGCTGGCAGGTGGTCTGCAACGTTACCCGCCCCAAGAAGGGCGCCACCCAGTGCTGCGTCTCCTACTCCGCCTACTACAACGACTCCGTCATCCCCTGCGACACCTGCGCCTGCGGCTGCAACGACAACTCAAAATTCCGGTCCTGCGATCCCGATGGGCGTGCTCTGCTTCTGCCCCCGGAAGCTCTGCTCATCCCCGCCGAGAACCGCACGGCTAAGGCCAAGGCCTGGGCCGAGATCAAACAC
Proteins encoded in this window:
- the LOC122036653 gene encoding COBRA-like protein 10, yielding MPPRIPGLPVAALLLLCLAAGARAQDYDNNDEVTQPPPKAQDSCNGAFLTYNFISRTKEFPRVKNASAQSWAFKAQATVLNTMAQDLQAWSMFIGFQHDEILVSVGGAVITDGTDFPAHVGNGTTLSGYPQTDLLTSIETAGDMSQIQAVMDLTGTQFGVKPPGTPMPRTIKLENPGYKCPAPIKKSKTSSRSLTQMYVCCVKDPKFKPNKTDSRHFLPRRYGDLTFAYDVLQAYESNYMAQVTIDSNSPLGRLDNWNLTWEWKRGEFIYTMRGAYTLRKDSSDCFYGQSGKYYQGLDFANVMNCETKPTIVDLPPERAKDNNIGNLPYCCKNGTLLPPTMDPSQSKAIFQLQVYKIPPDLNRTTLYPPTNWKINGVLNANYVCGPPFRVSPMEFPNSSGLMSLSEAIASWQVVCNVTRPKKGATQCCVSYSAYYNDSVIPCDTCACGCNDNSKFRSCDPDGRALLLPPEALLIPAENRTAKAKAWAEIKHYKLPRRLPCLDNCDVSINWHIVSNYRKGWTARITLFNWEEYSFKDWFVAVQMDKSYRGYERAYSFNSTKLIGPGVINRTFFLQGLEGLNYLIGETDGKNPQVDPRVPGKQQSVISFTKKETPGINIVKGDGFPTRVYFNGEECALPGRIPVASAARQRSVVSSGVVMLLAAVVALLLALD